CACAGCCCTGGGCTCCATCAGCGGCACGCCGGTTGTATGCCTTCCGGGATACCCTGTGGCTGCCCTGGCCTCGCTCTACCTGCTTGTGAGGCCTGCGGTAAAGAGGCTCGCACACCTCAGCGATGATGTTCCACGGAGGGATGCGAAGCTATTGAGAAAGATCCCGTCCAGGCCAGGCTACATCACATTCGCAAGGGTCTCGCTCAGGGATGGAACCGCTGATCCTGTCATGATCAGCGGAGCGGGCATACTGAGCTCGGTGGCGCGGGCCGACGGCTTCGTTCTGGTGCCGGAGGACCTGGAGGGGCTGGACGAGGGAGAGCGGGTAGAGGTGCACATCTTCGAGTGAAGGGCCACATCTCTGCATTGAAAAGTGTAGCGTTCGTCTCTCAAATCGTCGGAACTCCTCGTCGTAATGCTTTTCGCGCGTCGACCAGGAGCTCCAAAAGATCAAGTGTTAGATCTCGCTCAGTATTCTCGCCGCCTCCTCTGCGCTCCTGCCTTGATGCACTATTGCGCATATCGCTCTGGTCATGCGCGTCGGATCCCTGTGCTGGAAGACGTTTCTGCCTATGGCGACGCCCTTCGCGCCCGCCTTCATCGCGCCCTCGATCATCTGCAGGAACTCCAGGTCTGTCGCTGTCTTCGGGCCGCCTGCTATGACCACAGGCACCGGACATCCTTCAACAACCTCCCTGAAGCTCTCCGGAGATCCTGTGTAGTTCGTCTTTATGATGTCGGCGCCGAGCTCGGCGCCTGCCCTTGCGGCGTGCGCCACCACGTCCGGAGCGTTCGGGTTTGTTATATCCTTGCCGCGGGGATACATCATCGCGACCAGCGGCATGCCCCAGAAGTCGCACCTCTCCGAGACCATCCCGAGGAAGTGAAGCTGCTCCGCCTCGGTCTCAGAGCCGATATTTATGTGAACGCTCACCGCGTCTGCGCCGAGCTTTATCGCCTCCTCCACCATCGCAACCTGGACCTTGTTGTTCGGATCAGGACCGAGGGATGTGGATGCGGACATGTGGACGATCAGGCCTATATCCCTGCCGTAGCCGCGGTGCCCGTGCCTGACCATGCCCTTCTGCTGCAGCACCGCATTTGCTCCTCCCTTCGCGACCTTATCAACCATCTCAGGCAGGTTCGCAAGCCCCTGTATCGGGCCGACTGATATCCCGTGATCAAGAGGTATTATCACGGTGTTCCCGCTGTCCCTGTCCATGATCCTCTCCATTCGAACGCGTTTACCAATCTCGCTCATAGCGATCTCCTAATGTTAACGTGGTACATGCTAGCAAATAGCATATATAAAAAGATGGCGGTCGCCCATCTGCTGTGCCTTGAAGTGATCAAAAGACGAATAACAAGTAGCCTCGGAGGGTAAGATGGTATTTGTCATAGGTTGAAGGGACCGCCCAGATCATTGAACCCACCATCATGTGACATCGCATGATTTGTGATCTGTCGCGCCTGTGAATGCCGATTCCCGAATGCAATGCTTCAAGTCCACAACCTGGCTCTTAGGCCTCGCCTCTCAACTCGCCCATGACAACCGGCACGCTTGGAGCGAATGGGCTTCTGTAGATGCTTGCCCTCACCTGGAAGATCCTTGGTGCGAACCCCATCGATCTCAGCCTGCTGGCGACCTGGAGGTCCTCAGCGGGGAAGTGATATGCTGCGATCGCTATCTTTCTGCAGCGCATGCTCTCAGCACAGCTCAGGATCTTCAGCGCTGCACCCTCGGCATCGATCTTGACAACATCCGGCATTATCCCGAGCTCCTCGATTAGTCCATCCATGGTATTGACCTGAACTTCATCCCACGATGCGCTCCTCCTGAATATCAGAGAATGAGCGACGGTGCCCTCTGCGAGAAAGAGCCTGCCGGTGCCCTTAAAATCAGACAGAGCCATGCGGAGCGGGACGATGTTGCCCATTCTCTCCGCATTCATCCTGAGAATCTCGTAGTTGCTCGGCTCCGGCTCCACAGCGACCACAAGCCCATCCTTCCCCACCATCCCTGCAGCCCTCAGCGCGAACGATCCGATATGTGCACCAACATCGAAAACCACGTCACCCGGGCGTATCTCCAGGAGATCATATTGCCTGTGCTGGTATACATCCCTTATCATATCAGCATCTCCCTCGGAGAACGGCCGGAATCTGATCTGAGTGCCATCGGGAAGCTCTGCATCCAGCACAATTCGATCCAGTTCCATACATGTACCAGCGAGGCTGAGCGCATAAAACCTCCGCAGGTAAAATTAATTAAGTCAGCCCTGAATTGAGCATGAGGGGTGCCTTATGGAGCTCA
This DNA window, taken from Methanothrix sp., encodes the following:
- a CDS encoding FkbM family methyltransferase, coding for MELDRIVLDAELPDGTQIRFRPFSEGDADMIRDVYQHRQYDLLEIRPGDVVFDVGAHIGSFALRAAGMVGKDGLVVAVEPEPSNYEILRMNAERMGNIVPLRMALSDFKGTGRLFLAEGTVAHSLIFRRSASWDEVQVNTMDGLIEELGIMPDVVKIDAEGAALKILSCAESMRCRKIAIAAYHFPAEDLQVASRLRSMGFAPRIFQVRASIYRSPFAPSVPVVMGELRGEA
- a CDS encoding 2-amino-3,7-dideoxy-D-threo-hept-6-ulosonate synthase; this encodes MSEIGKRVRMERIMDRDSGNTVIIPLDHGISVGPIQGLANLPEMVDKVAKGGANAVLQQKGMVRHGHRGYGRDIGLIVHMSASTSLGPDPNNKVQVAMVEEAIKLGADAVSVHINIGSETEAEQLHFLGMVSERCDFWGMPLVAMMYPRGKDITNPNAPDVVAHAARAGAELGADIIKTNYTGSPESFREVVEGCPVPVVIAGGPKTATDLEFLQMIEGAMKAGAKGVAIGRNVFQHRDPTRMTRAICAIVHQGRSAEEAARILSEI